The Streptomyces sp. V3I7 genome segment CGTGCGGGAGATCCGGGAGCGCGGCGCCGCCTACGGTCACGGTGACGCCCTCGCCGGAGAGGTTGTCGAGCTGTGGGTGCCGTACGACGTCCGGGCCGAGGTCGTCGCTGATGTGCTCGGGCGGATCATCGCGACCCAGGGTGGCCGGGTCGAGGTCGTGCACGAGGAGCCCGTCAATCTGCGGCCCGTTCCAGCGCCCGAGGATCCCGCGCCGCTCGGGGCCGACGCCGCCCAGTGGGCCCTGCTCCACCCCGCCCTCCACGACCGGCCGCGCATCACCGCCGATCACCTGGTCCAGCGCGAGGGCAACCCCCTCTTCCGCGTCCGCTACGCCCACGCCCGCACCCGGGCGCTCACGCGCAACGCCGCCGACCTCGGCTTCACGGCCGACCCCGGTGACGTGGACGCGCCCGAGCTCGTCACCGCCCTCGCCGACCACCCCCGTTTCCTCGCCGTGGCCGCCGCCCGCCGCGCCCCCGACCTGCTCGGTGACGTGGACGCCTCCGAGCTCGTCACCGCCCTCGCCGACCACCCCCGAGTCCTCGCGGCGGCTGCCGCACGCCGTGCCCCCGACCGGCTCGCCCGGCATCTCGTCACCGTCGCCGACGCCGCGCTGCCCTTTCTGTTCACCGTCCTCCCGCTCGGCGAGGAGAAACCCTCGGCCGCCCACCGCGCCCGGCTCGCGCTCGCCGAAGCCGCCGGGACGGTGCTGGCCGGCGGCCTCTCCCTGCTCGGCATCGACGCACCCGATCACCTTTGAGAGCGGAGAGGGCGAGCTGCGGTCACCAGCACCAGCGGCCAGAGTGGACCCGAGCGACCGTGACCAGCGGTCAGCCGCCGAGTCCCGCCCCCGCCCCCTGCGCCCCAGAGACAGACTGAGAGATCCAGAGAGCCACCGTCATGAGCCGTTCCGCACACCCCGCCGGGCCCCGCTACGCCGACGTCCTCCCCGAGGGCCACTACCACGCGCCGCCCGCCGACCTCAACGCTCTCGACCCCAAGGTCTGGTCCCACACCGTCACGCGCACCGACGACGGAGTCGTCAGCGTCGGCGGGATCGAGGTCACCCGGCTCGCCGAGGAGTTCGGCACGCCGGCGTACGTCCTCGACGAGACCGACTTCCGGGCCCGGGCCCGTGCCTGGCGCACCGCCTTCGGCACCGACGCCGACGTCTTCTACGCGGGCAAGGCGTTCCTGTCGCGCGCCGTCGTGCGGTGGCTGCACGAGGAGGGGCTGAACCTCGACGTCTGCTCCGGCGGCGAACTCACCACCGCCCTGTCCGCGGGCATGCCCGCCGAGCGCATCGCCTTCCACGGCAACAACAAGTCGGAGGACGAGATCCGCCGGGCCGTCGAGGCCGGCGTCGGACGGATCGTCCTCGACTCCTTCCAGGAGATCGTCCGGGTCGCCCACATCGCCCAGTCCCTCGGCACGCGGCAGAAGGTGCAGATCCGCATCACCGTGGGCGTCGAGGCGCACACGCACGAGTTCATCGCCACCGCCCACGAGGACCAGAAGTTCGGGGTCCCGCTGGCCGGTGGGCAGGCCGCCGAGGCCGTACGGCGGGCCCTTCAGCTCGACGGGCTCGAACTCATCGGCATCCACAGCCACATCGGGTCGCAGATCTTCGACATGTCCGGGTTCGAGGTCGCCGCCCACCGGGTGGTCGGGCTCCTCAAGGACATCCGCGACGAGCACGGCATCGAGCTGCCCGAGATCGACCTCGGGGGCGGGCTCGGTATCGCCTACACGAGCGACGACGACCCGCGTGAGCCGCACGAGATCGCCAAGGCGCTGACGGAGATCGTCACGCGTGAGTGTGAGGCCGCCAAGCTGCGTACGCCTCGCATCTCCGTCGAGCCCGGCCGCGCGATCGTCGGACCCACCGCCTTCACGCTGTACGAGGTCGGCACCATCAAGCCCCTCGACGGGCTGCGGACGTACGTCTCCGTCGACGGCGGCATGTCCGACAACATCCGCACCGCGCTGTACGACGCCGAGTACAGCGTCGCGCTCGTCTCGCGCACCTCCGACGCCGAGCCGATGCTCGCCCGGGTCGTCGGCAAGCACTGCGAGAGCGGCGACATCGTCGTGCGCGACGCGTTCCTGCCCGCCGACCTGGCGCCGGGGGACCTCATCGCGGTGCCGGCCACCGGCGCGTACTGCCGGTCCATGGCCAGCAACTACAACCACGTGCTCCGGCCGCCCGTCGTCGCGGTGAACGACGGCGAGGCCCGGGTCATCGTCCGGCGGGAGACCGAGGAGGACCTCCTGCGGCTCGACGTCGGCTGACAGCCGGAGCAGACCCGGAGCAGACCCGGAGCAGACCCGGAGCACACCCCGCACTCCGGGACCGGAGGGCACGCGCTGCCCTCCGGTCCCGGAAAAATGAAAGAGGCGTCTCATGATCCGGACTTTGGGCAGAAATCCCCCTCCGGTACGTGAGACTGGTTCAACGGTCGACTCATGAGGAAACGAGGTCGGATGATGCGTACGCGTCCGCTGAAGGTGGCGCTGCTGGGCTGTGGGGTTGTCGGCTCAGAGGTGGCGCGCATCATGACGACGCACGCCGACGACCTCGCCGCGAGGATCGGCGCCCCGGTCGAGCTCGCGGGGGTGGCCGTACGGCGGCCGTCCAAGGTCAGGGAGGGCATCCCGGCCGACCTCGTCACCACCGACGCCACTGCCCTGGTCAAGCGCGGGGACATCGACGTCGTGGTCGAGGTCATCGGCGGCATCGAGCCCGCCCGTACGCTCATCACCACCGCCTTCGAGCACGGCGCCTCCGTCGTCTCCGCCAACAAGGCCCTGCTCGCCCAGGACGGGGCCGCCCTGCACGCCGCCGCCGAGGAGAACGGCCGGGACCTCTACTACGAGGCCGCCGTCGCCGGCGCGATCCCGCTGATCCGGCCGCTGCGCGAGTCCCTCGCCGGCGACAAGATCAACCGCGTGATGGGCATCGTCAACGGGACGACCAACTTCATCCTCGACAAGATGGACTCGACGGGGGCGGGCTATCAGGAGGCCCTCGACGAGGCCACCGCGCTCGGGTACGCCGAGGCCGACCCCACCGCCGACGTCGAGGGCTTCGACGCCGCCGCCAAGGCCGCCATCCTCGCCGGGATCGCCTTCCACACGCGCGTGCGCCTCGACGACGTCTACCGCGAGGGCATGACCGAGGTCACCGCCGCCGACTTCCGCTCGGCGAAGGAGATGGGCTGCACCATCAAGCTCCTCGCCATCTGTGAGCGGGCCGCGGACGGGGGGTCCGTCACGGCGCGCGTGCATCCCGCGATGATTCCGCTGAGCCACCCGCTCGCCTCCGTGCGCGGCGCGTACAACGCCGTCTTCGTCGAGTCCGACGCGGCCGGGCAGCTCATGTTCTACGGGCCCGGTGCCGGCGGTGCGCCGACCGCATCCGCCGTGCTCGGTGACCTCGTCGCCGTCTGCCGTAACCGGCTCAACGGGGCCACCGGGCCCGGCGAGTCGGCGTACGCCGCGCTGCCCGTCTCGCCCATGGGCGACGTCGTCACGCGGTACCACATCAGCCTCGACGTCGCCGACAAACCGGGTGTCCTCGCCCAGGTGGCGACCGTCTTCGCCGAGCACGGGGTGTCCATCGACACTGTTCGGCAGCAGGGCAAGGACGGCGAGGCCTCTCTCGTCGTCGTAACCCACCGCGCGTCCGACGCCTCCCTGTCCGGGACCGTCGAGGCGCTCCGGGGGCTCGACACCGTGCGCGGTGTCGCCAGCATCATGCGGGTTGAAGGGGAGTAACGAGCAATGACCCACCAGTGGCGCGGAATCATCGAGGAGTACCGGGACCGGCTGCCGGTGTCCGACTCCACGCCGGTCGTGACGCTCCGCGAGGGCGGTACGCCGCTCGTGCCCGCCCAGGTGCTCTCCGAGCGCACGGGCTGCGAGGTCCATCTGAAGGTGGAGGGTGCCAACCCCACCGGGTCCTTCAAGGACCGCGGCATGACCATGGCGATCAGCAAGGCCAAGGAGGAGGGCGCCCAGGCGGTCATCTGCGCCTCCACGGGCAACACCTCCGCCTCCGCCGCCGCGTACGCCGTGCGCGCGGGGATGGTCTCGGCCGTCCTCATCCCGCAGGGCAAGATCGCGTTCGGCAAGCTGGGCCAGGCCCTCGTGCACGGCGCGAAGATCCTCCAGGTCGACGGCAACTTCGACGACTGCCTCGCGCTCGCCCGTGGACTGAGCGACAACTACCCGGTGGCGCTGGTCAATTCGGTCAACCCGGTGCGCATCGAGGGGCAGAAGACGGCCGCCTTCGAGATCGTCGACATGCTGGGCGACGCCCCGGACATCCATGTGCTGCCGGTCGGCAACGCGGGCAACATCACCGCGTACTGGCGGGGGTACCGGGAGTACGCCGCCGACGGCATCGCCGGCCACACCCCGCGCATGTGGGGCTTCCAGGCGTCCGGCAGTGCGCCGATCGTGCGCGGTGAGGTCGTCAAGGACCCGTCGACCATCGCCACCGCCATCCGTATCGGCAACCCCGCCTCCTGGCAGTACGCCCTCCAGGCGCGCGACGAGTCGGGCGGCCTCATCGACGAGGTGACGGACCGTGAAATCCTGCGCGCCTACCGGCTGTTGGCCGCGCAGGAGGGCGTCTTCGTGGAGCCCGCGTCCGCCGCGTCGGTGGCCGGTCTGCTCAAGGCGGCCGAGCAGGGCAAGGTCGATCCGGGCCAGCGCATCGTGTGTACCGTCACCGGCAACGGTCTGAAGGACCCCGACTGGGCCGTCGCCGGAGCCCCGCAGCCGGTCGTCGTCCCGGTCGACGCGGCCGCCGCGGCCGAGCGGCTGGGCCTCGCCTGACGTACCGACGGGGAGTCCCGAGGGAGTCCCCCGGCGGCCTTCTCGCCAGGGGGACTCCCTCGAACTCCCCGGGACTCCTATAAGGGGGTGCACGAGGGGCTTGCGACACGCATCGTGCGCCTCCTGTGCGCCCTATGTCGCCGCGGAACCTTCCTTCGATAGGCTGTAGGGAACCCGCCCGCTGCATATGCCTTCGCATACGGCGCGGTGCCGTGCCGCTCTTGCGGCCTGAGGGCCTTCCCACGTGTCCGTATCGCAGTCATTCGACCTTCACGCAGCTCAAGGAGAGTCATCGAGCGATGGCCGGTCCAGCGTTCCGTGCCGCCGCCGTCCGGGTGCGCGTCCCCGCCACCAGCGCCAACCTCGGTCCGGGCTTCGACGCCTTTGGCCTCGCGCTGGGGCTCTACGACGACGTGGTCGTCCGGGTGGCCGACTCCGGGCTGCACATCGACATCGCGGGTGAGGGCGGCGACACGCTCCCGCGCGACGAGCGGCATCTGCTCGTACGCTCCCTGCGCACCGCTTTCGACCTGCTCGGCGGGCAGCCCCGCGGCCTGGAGATCGTCTGCGCCAACCGCATTCCGCACGGGCGCGGCCTCGGCTCCTCCTCCGCCGCCATCTGCGCCGGCATCGTAGCCGCGCGGGCGGTCACGATAGGCGGAGAGGCGCGGCTCGACGACACGGCGCTGCTCGAACTCGCCACCGAGATCGAGGGGCACCCCGACAACGTGGCGGCCTGTCTGCTCGGCGGTTTCGCCTTGTCCTGGATGGAGGGCGGCTCCGCCCGCGCCATCAGGGTGGACCCGGCCGATTCCATCGTTCCGGTGGTTTTCGTGCCCGGAAAACCGGTGCTCACCGAGACCGCCCGCGGTCTGCTCCCGCGCACCGTGCCGCATGTCGACGCCGCGACCAACGCGGGCCGCGCCGCCCTGCTCGTCGAGGCGCTCACCCGGCGCCCGGAGCTGCTGCTGCCCGCCACCGAGGACCGTCTGCACCAGGAGTACCGCGCCC includes the following:
- the nrtL gene encoding ArgS-related anticodon-binding protein NrtL, producing MTPVELSRTVLGAVRRAVSVGELDVGVPERAQVTVPGPGGWGDYATNVALQLARAAGQPPLRVAEILRAHLLDADGVGDVVVTGPGFLNFSLRSDAGPVAALVREIRERGAAYGHGDALAGEVVELWVPYDVRAEVVADVLGRIIATQGGRVEVVHEEPVNLRPVPAPEDPAPLGADAAQWALLHPALHDRPRITADHLVQREGNPLFRVRYAHARTRALTRNAADLGFTADPGDVDAPELVTALADHPRFLAVAAARRAPDLLGDVDASELVTALADHPRVLAAAAARRAPDRLARHLVTVADAALPFLFTVLPLGEEKPSAAHRARLALAEAAGTVLAGGLSLLGIDAPDHL
- the lysA gene encoding diaminopimelate decarboxylase, with protein sequence MSRSAHPAGPRYADVLPEGHYHAPPADLNALDPKVWSHTVTRTDDGVVSVGGIEVTRLAEEFGTPAYVLDETDFRARARAWRTAFGTDADVFYAGKAFLSRAVVRWLHEEGLNLDVCSGGELTTALSAGMPAERIAFHGNNKSEDEIRRAVEAGVGRIVLDSFQEIVRVAHIAQSLGTRQKVQIRITVGVEAHTHEFIATAHEDQKFGVPLAGGQAAEAVRRALQLDGLELIGIHSHIGSQIFDMSGFEVAAHRVVGLLKDIRDEHGIELPEIDLGGGLGIAYTSDDDPREPHEIAKALTEIVTRECEAAKLRTPRISVEPGRAIVGPTAFTLYEVGTIKPLDGLRTYVSVDGGMSDNIRTALYDAEYSVALVSRTSDAEPMLARVVGKHCESGDIVVRDAFLPADLAPGDLIAVPATGAYCRSMASNYNHVLRPPVVAVNDGEARVIVRRETEEDLLRLDVG
- a CDS encoding homoserine dehydrogenase produces the protein MMRTRPLKVALLGCGVVGSEVARIMTTHADDLAARIGAPVELAGVAVRRPSKVREGIPADLVTTDATALVKRGDIDVVVEVIGGIEPARTLITTAFEHGASVVSANKALLAQDGAALHAAAEENGRDLYYEAAVAGAIPLIRPLRESLAGDKINRVMGIVNGTTNFILDKMDSTGAGYQEALDEATALGYAEADPTADVEGFDAAAKAAILAGIAFHTRVRLDDVYREGMTEVTAADFRSAKEMGCTIKLLAICERAADGGSVTARVHPAMIPLSHPLASVRGAYNAVFVESDAAGQLMFYGPGAGGAPTASAVLGDLVAVCRNRLNGATGPGESAYAALPVSPMGDVVTRYHISLDVADKPGVLAQVATVFAEHGVSIDTVRQQGKDGEASLVVVTHRASDASLSGTVEALRGLDTVRGVASIMRVEGE
- the thrC gene encoding threonine synthase; this encodes MTHQWRGIIEEYRDRLPVSDSTPVVTLREGGTPLVPAQVLSERTGCEVHLKVEGANPTGSFKDRGMTMAISKAKEEGAQAVICASTGNTSASAAAYAVRAGMVSAVLIPQGKIAFGKLGQALVHGAKILQVDGNFDDCLALARGLSDNYPVALVNSVNPVRIEGQKTAAFEIVDMLGDAPDIHVLPVGNAGNITAYWRGYREYAADGIAGHTPRMWGFQASGSAPIVRGEVVKDPSTIATAIRIGNPASWQYALQARDESGGLIDEVTDREILRAYRLLAAQEGVFVEPASAASVAGLLKAAEQGKVDPGQRIVCTVTGNGLKDPDWAVAGAPQPVVVPVDAAAAAERLGLA
- the thrB gene encoding homoserine kinase; this encodes MAGPAFRAAAVRVRVPATSANLGPGFDAFGLALGLYDDVVVRVADSGLHIDIAGEGGDTLPRDERHLLVRSLRTAFDLLGGQPRGLEIVCANRIPHGRGLGSSSAAICAGIVAARAVTIGGEARLDDTALLELATEIEGHPDNVAACLLGGFALSWMEGGSARAIRVDPADSIVPVVFVPGKPVLTETARGLLPRTVPHVDAATNAGRAALLVEALTRRPELLLPATEDRLHQEYRAPAMPESAALVERLRADGIPAVISGAGPTVMALTDEDTADKVESLAGADWAANRLSLDVRGASVLPLAH